In Leptolyngbya sp. O-77, the genomic window GCATGACGCAGCCCAGACCCGCCGACAGCCCATGACTCACCTGCACCTGTCGCAGCAGCGGTTCTGGCCCTGTAAAAATGTCCACAATCACTAAAATCAGTAGGTTAAACAGGCAGCTTCCCAGCACGCCGCCCACCGCCAGATCGGGGACTCGAAACAGCACCACTGCGCTGATGCCACTGGCCAGTTCTGGCAGCGAGGTCGCCCCTGCCAACAAGATCGCGCCGACCCAACTTCGCCCTAGCCCGGTCTTTTCTGCCAGCACATCGGCACTTTGCGACAGCCGCGCCCCCACCCACACCACCAAGCTGACGCAGAGAATGACCTGGAGAAGGAGCAGCATAGCAGGATAAGACAAACAAAAAAGGCGCAGGCGCTCTTTTCAGCGCTCACGCCCAACTGTAGCAAGGATTCGCCCCTGTGCCTTGAGAAAGCTAGAAGCGAACATTTGCAGCCAGAACGTTAGAAGTGGAACTAGAAGCGGGTGATGTCCTGAAAGGCGGATGGGGCTGTGGCTGTGCTAGAGACGAAGAACTCAATATCTAAGGTGCCCAGCCGCACAATGTCGCCATCTTGCAGCGGGATGCGCTGCATGGGGAGGACGCGACGACGGTTAACCCAAGTGCCGTTGCTGCTGTTGAGGTCGGAAATGTAAAGCCCTTCTTCGGGGTGATAGCCAATCACCGCATGGCAGCGCGAGACGGACGGGTTATCGAGGGTGATCGCACAGGTGGAACTGCGACCCAGCGACCAGACCGTACCTGGCTCGGTGGACTTCGACGGGTTGTGCAGCAGGTTTGTCATCAAAATCGTCTTGCGTCCATTTTGAAGCGCCTGTATGAAAAATTGGCTAACCTGGCACCTCGATTGGGTGGATGCCAGCATCGCTTCAACAGAACAGGTGTCGTCAAAACTAGTTCCATAGTCTGCCAACAGCGAATCTTTGAGATGGGGACTAGATTCTCCGACAGGCGGCAGGGGGGCTGCTGTGGTGTCGTGAAATTTTAGATCTAGCATGACTTCCAGGTTTGTGTCGGGTGGGCAACTGAGCGAATGCAAGCGTCAAAAGAGTGTGATATGTCAATATGCCGAAGAGGCTGGGCTAAACTGCTTGAGCCAAGCTGTAGCGAATACTTCTCACCACAACTCTCAAACTCGATACAGACAAATTTAGATACGGACAAAATAAACGCTGGCTGGAAGATTGATGCTGGGCTGCGAAATCCTACCGGGTCAACTCCCAAATACCTTGACTGAATACCTTGACTAGAAGCAATTCGGACTCGTGGAATCCGTTGTTGAGCTTAACGCTCCGGCCAACCCTTTCACTCCTCAACCGACTCCAAGCTGTGAGCCTAGTGTGAACTTAGTATGAAGCCGCAGCCAATACTGTAGCCAGGTTGCTAAACCTGCGATCGCCCCGCTCAAAAGACAGGCAATCGAGCGCTGCAAACTAAGATACTGCATTGAGGGAACAAATTGGGGAGGGGTCTGATCAAGGTTGACAAACAGGATTGAATCTGGCGATTTACCGCTGATGGGGGGAAGCTGTGAACTCAGGTGAGAACTCAGAACTCATACGCAAGTGGCAACTTGGCAGATATCAACAAATCTCTTACGAGAGTTTTCATAAACTCTCCTAAACGCAAAGTTCATCAAGTGCTTGTCAAAAGTATAGTCAAAGGCTGGTGAAAAACTGCACGCCTAAAACTAGCACCCCGGCTAATAACCTCGACTCCAAGCGCGGCCGCCCTGAACAAAACCAGAGTTGGCTCTGAAAGGCAGCAAAATGTGTCGATGTCGAGAAGACCAGTGAAGCAATCAAACAGAGTGAGTAGGCTCTATTGCTTAGACATTAAATGGTGCTGAGAGAGCATTCGACAACAGGCAGATGAATGAAGTTCATAGAAGATTCATATAGCTATGTTGCAAGAACATTTCTTTGAAAGTTCGTTAAAGATTCACCGCCAGAAGCGGTATAAACTAACACGCCATATCCGTACAAGCCACCACTTTTATGTGAAGTGCTGATGGCGATTTGCAAGATTGGTTTCTTCAGATGAATCCGCAATTAATCCACGGGCAGGTGGG contains:
- a CDS encoding FHA domain-containing protein, with product MLDLKFHDTTAAPLPPVGESSPHLKDSLLADYGTSFDDTCSVEAMLASTQSRCQVSQFFIQALQNGRKTILMTNLLHNPSKSTEPGTVWSLGRSSTCAITLDNPSVSRCHAVIGYHPEEGLYISDLNSSNGTWVNRRRVLPMQRIPLQDGDIVRLGTLDIEFFVSSTATAPSAFQDITRF